In Chitinophaga nivalis, a single genomic region encodes these proteins:
- a CDS encoding thioredoxin family protein — protein sequence MKKYVWMLLLSIGFAIPAAQAQTQDLAHIYNPTADAKADLAAAVKKAAKENKHVLLQIGGNWCIWCKRLYKFVDDHTSLKAAMEKDYVVYHLNYSKENKNLPILKELGYPQRFGFPVLVVLDAQGKRLHTQNSGLLESADSYDEKKLQEFFKQWSPAALLPSNYINE from the coding sequence ATGAAGAAGTATGTATGGATGTTGTTATTGAGTATTGGTTTTGCTATACCGGCCGCACAGGCACAAACCCAGGACCTCGCACACATCTACAACCCAACAGCCGATGCCAAAGCCGACCTGGCTGCTGCCGTAAAAAAAGCCGCGAAAGAAAATAAACACGTCTTATTACAAATTGGTGGTAACTGGTGTATCTGGTGCAAACGACTCTATAAATTCGTGGATGATCATACCAGCCTGAAAGCTGCTATGGAAAAAGACTACGTAGTATATCATCTGAACTATAGTAAAGAAAATAAAAACCTGCCTATCCTGAAAGAACTGGGCTACCCGCAACGTTTCGGATTTCCGGTACTGGTAGTACTCGATGCACAGGGCAAACGACTGCATACCCAAAACTCCGGCCTGCTGGAATCTGCGGATTCCTACGACGAAAAGAAACTGCAGGAGTTCTTTAAACAGTGGTCTCCCGCTGCCTTGTTGCCTTCCAATTATATCAACGAATAA
- a CDS encoding DUF4442 domain-containing protein — translation MNTGITSFNADAVQSFIRFAQHPFKFSAFLFWKLPSAWLCGVRAKSLTPDVCVTSVPYRWISQNPFQSTYFACLAMAAELSTGLPAMMYVRSAPKRVSMLVTNIQATFVKKATGLTFFTCTEVPVLRDAMAQAIRSGEPVTVTIHTEGKDKDGTLIATFAVTWSFKSKS, via the coding sequence ATGAATACGGGCATTACCAGTTTCAACGCGGATGCTGTGCAATCTTTTATCAGATTTGCGCAGCATCCGTTTAAGTTTTCGGCGTTCCTGTTCTGGAAATTACCATCAGCCTGGTTGTGTGGTGTGCGGGCAAAATCATTAACCCCCGATGTATGTGTGACCTCCGTACCTTATCGCTGGATATCCCAGAATCCTTTTCAATCTACCTATTTTGCCTGCCTGGCAATGGCCGCGGAACTGAGTACCGGCCTGCCCGCCATGATGTATGTACGCAGCGCCCCGAAACGGGTATCCATGCTGGTAACAAACATCCAGGCCACCTTCGTTAAAAAAGCTACCGGGCTTACTTTCTTTACCTGCACAGAAGTACCTGTATTAAGAGATGCCATGGCACAGGCCATCCGTTCCGGAGAACCCGTGACCGTTACCATACACACCGAAGGCAAAGACAAAGACGGCACATTAATTGCCACCTTCGCTGTCACCTGGTCTTTTAAAAGCAAATCGTAA
- a CDS encoding MBL fold metallo-hydrolase, with protein MKIAFHGAARTVTGSKHLITLRNGKKILLDCGMFQGMGKDTESLNRDFGFDPQEVTYMVLSHAHIDHSGLIPRLVKMGYKGNIYCTPGTRDLTEILLMDSAEIQEDDVKFSNKKRAKEGLPYLQPLYTVDDAKIAIKSLKPVAKYDTWINIDEDIALMFTDAGHIVGAASVHLRITENGKTEQISFSGDIGRYNDAILKSPATFPQADYVLIESTYGSTLHADAAPADAELLRYIRETCIEKRGKLIIPAFSVGRTQELLYALNNAQLKGTLPKVDIFVDSPLSTEATAVTKAHPEVFNREVSDLLKRDDDPFDFPGLRYVKSVDESKLLNYRKEPCVIISASGMAEAGRVKHHIANNIDEPQNTILIVGYCEPQSLGGRLMRGAKEVSIYGTRFEVKAEVGVIRSMSAHGDYEDLRQWLACQDPRRIKKLFLVHGEYDVQTIFKNWLLKRDFLDIEIPDKHYEVGLS; from the coding sequence ATGAAAATAGCATTTCATGGCGCTGCACGCACCGTTACAGGATCTAAACACCTGATTACACTCAGGAACGGAAAAAAGATATTATTGGATTGTGGTATGTTCCAGGGCATGGGGAAAGATACCGAGAGTTTGAACCGCGACTTTGGATTTGATCCGCAGGAAGTCACGTACATGGTGCTATCGCATGCCCATATCGATCACTCCGGGCTGATTCCCCGCCTGGTGAAAATGGGATACAAAGGCAACATTTACTGTACACCAGGCACCCGCGATCTCACAGAAATCCTCCTGATGGATTCTGCCGAAATACAGGAAGATGATGTGAAATTCTCCAACAAAAAAAGAGCAAAAGAAGGCCTTCCCTACCTGCAACCTTTGTATACGGTAGATGATGCCAAAATAGCTATTAAATCTTTGAAGCCCGTAGCGAAATACGATACGTGGATAAATATAGATGAGGATATCGCCCTGATGTTTACCGATGCCGGACACATTGTGGGCGCCGCTTCTGTACATCTCCGGATTACAGAAAACGGTAAAACAGAACAGATCTCTTTCAGCGGTGACATTGGTCGTTATAATGACGCCATCCTGAAATCACCGGCTACTTTCCCACAGGCTGATTACGTGCTGATAGAATCTACCTATGGCAGTACCCTGCATGCCGATGCCGCGCCGGCAGATGCTGAGCTGCTGCGTTACATCCGGGAAACCTGTATTGAAAAAAGAGGGAAGCTGATCATTCCGGCATTCAGCGTAGGACGTACCCAGGAGCTGTTATACGCCTTAAACAATGCCCAGCTGAAAGGTACCCTGCCCAAAGTAGATATCTTTGTGGATAGCCCGCTGTCTACAGAAGCAACGGCAGTAACCAAAGCCCACCCCGAAGTATTCAACCGGGAAGTATCCGATCTGCTGAAGAGAGATGATGACCCGTTTGATTTCCCCGGATTACGGTATGTTAAATCCGTCGATGAATCCAAACTACTCAACTACCGTAAAGAGCCTTGTGTCATTATATCCGCTTCCGGCATGGCGGAAGCCGGGCGTGTAAAACACCACATCGCCAATAATATTGATGAACCACAGAATACCATCCTGATAGTAGGTTATTGTGAACCACAATCGCTCGGTGGACGGCTGATGCGCGGCGCCAAAGAAGTATCTATTTATGGTACCCGTTTTGAGGTAAAAGCTGAAGTAGGCGTTATCCGCTCTATGAGTGCCCATGGCGACTACGAAGACCTGCGCCAATGGCTGGCCTGCCAGGACCCCAGGCGTATTAAAAAACTATTCCTGGTACATGGGGAATATGATGTGCAGACCATCTTTAAAAACTGGCTGCTCAAAAGAGATTTCCTGGATATCGAAATCCCCGACAAACATTACGAGGTAGGATTAAGTTAA
- a CDS encoding ligand-binding sensor domain-containing protein: MTRCFFYLLGIMLLLTTAITAQRPKVSYNFAHLNISKGLASNHVSAILQDRKGFIWIASTALQRYDGTNLVTIANFDRVPGSIYYDDICLCEDRQGRIWMGTPDNIRVYDPVTALVRILPIDNSIARPEGLKCSQIIQDHDGVIWATTYDGLLRYDEKAGSFKKALMIPEAIRSDMKDAIMEDENGNLWISGAHELYILDRERQQFFSASHNPKKLPVLHIRNSFNKIITDNRHRIWLAGRSGQLYCYNPTARDLHTYTFHTTPAKRKPDDDINDAIFDVSMDGENQVWVATEKSGIFRFNETTQSFDVNITAENEDEQGLHYDYEANCFLSDREGHLWIGTDRGVNILNLHNNSFRIFDHRSTFSGTSERLPVAEVTGIYQASDGAVYVGYWGRGFSRLSPQLNLVRNYIHHEGHERTTLPEERGLVWSFSELKDGTILVGQENGHLSLFNPATGYFTKHLTAPELCEQTLLHLQPYNDSLVWIGLYKRGLASWNPQRNTFRYYHELTDALNKPVSVMDMIPEGDSLLWLGTSGGGLIGFDTRTYRLTSQTAFKLEKSLYNNITCLLKYNDSTILVGTDHGLWVFNTRNHHYRPLQINNHLFDGWILSMAEDVPGKIWFTTLYGFYRYDLPQDDLETFVQGDLIIDNTRRVRRRIVKLQNGNLLIGGANRFVSFDPASLKEAPPPPDVSIVSLRAMDSSILIETALRDKVPVTLSYKQNFISITFKSLQYHHPVKIRYFYQLEGVDENWVSTEDLLTAKYTNLPPGRYTFRVRAVNTVGTFSARITSLQLFIKPAFWQTTWFRLLILVITASLIYLYYRFRIAGIKREAKQREAIQQQMAQLEMRALRAQMNPHFIFNALNSIQTFMMKSETEQALSYLARFAKLIRNVLDNSQLNNIPVSKEVTMLENYLELEKLRFADQFEYHILIDPLLDADMVEIPTMIIQPFVENAIWHGLLYEERKGKLTITFRQVGHQLYCTVEDNGIGREKAAAMKRMVSHQSRGLQITRDRLALYNRRFNADAGFAIEDLTNEKGEPEGTRINLWFPLIGE, encoded by the coding sequence ATGACCAGGTGTTTTTTCTACCTGCTGGGAATCATGCTGCTGCTAACCACAGCCATCACTGCCCAGCGCCCGAAAGTTTCCTACAACTTTGCCCATCTCAATATCAGTAAAGGATTGGCCAGCAATCACGTATCTGCCATTCTGCAGGACCGGAAAGGATTTATCTGGATTGCCAGCACCGCCCTCCAGCGATATGATGGTACCAACCTGGTAACGATTGCCAACTTCGACCGGGTGCCCGGCTCCATCTACTATGACGATATTTGTTTGTGTGAAGACAGACAAGGCAGGATATGGATGGGTACTCCCGATAATATTCGTGTATATGACCCCGTTACGGCCCTTGTAAGGATATTGCCGATCGATAATAGCATCGCCCGGCCGGAAGGGCTGAAATGCAGCCAGATTATCCAGGATCATGACGGGGTGATATGGGCTACTACCTACGACGGCTTGCTACGCTACGACGAAAAAGCCGGCAGCTTTAAAAAAGCACTGATGATTCCGGAAGCTATCCGCAGTGATATGAAAGACGCGATCATGGAAGATGAAAACGGTAATCTGTGGATCAGCGGCGCCCATGAATTGTATATCCTGGACCGGGAACGACAGCAGTTTTTCTCCGCTTCCCACAACCCGAAAAAATTACCGGTACTCCATATCCGCAACAGTTTCAATAAAATTATTACAGATAACCGTCACCGCATCTGGCTGGCCGGCCGCTCCGGACAACTGTATTGCTATAACCCAACAGCCCGCGACCTGCATACCTATACTTTTCACACCACCCCGGCTAAAAGAAAACCGGATGACGACATCAACGATGCCATCTTCGACGTGTCTATGGACGGCGAAAACCAGGTGTGGGTAGCTACAGAGAAAAGCGGCATTTTCCGTTTCAATGAAACAACCCAAAGCTTTGATGTGAATATTACCGCAGAAAATGAGGATGAACAAGGCCTGCATTACGATTATGAAGCCAACTGTTTTCTCAGCGACAGGGAAGGACATTTGTGGATAGGTACCGACCGGGGCGTGAATATTCTGAACCTGCATAACAATTCCTTCCGGATCTTTGATCACCGCAGCACTTTTTCCGGTACATCGGAACGCCTGCCGGTAGCGGAAGTAACGGGTATTTACCAGGCGTCGGATGGTGCAGTGTATGTCGGTTACTGGGGAAGAGGTTTCAGCAGGCTATCCCCGCAGTTAAATCTGGTGCGTAATTATATCCATCATGAAGGACATGAAAGAACGACGCTACCGGAAGAAAGAGGATTGGTATGGAGCTTCTCGGAACTAAAAGACGGGACCATCCTCGTAGGCCAGGAAAATGGGCATCTGTCGCTGTTTAACCCGGCTACCGGCTACTTTACCAAACACCTGACGGCGCCGGAACTATGCGAACAAACCTTGCTGCATCTGCAACCCTACAACGATAGCCTGGTTTGGATTGGCCTGTACAAAAGAGGACTGGCCAGCTGGAACCCGCAACGCAACACCTTCCGGTATTACCACGAATTAACGGATGCCCTGAATAAACCCGTATCTGTGATGGATATGATACCCGAAGGAGATTCATTGCTATGGCTGGGTACCAGCGGCGGAGGCCTGATTGGTTTCGATACCCGTACCTATCGGCTTACCAGCCAGACAGCGTTCAAGTTGGAGAAATCACTCTACAACAATATCACCTGTTTATTAAAGTACAATGACAGCACCATCCTGGTGGGAACAGATCATGGGTTGTGGGTTTTTAATACCCGAAACCATCATTACCGGCCACTCCAGATCAATAACCACCTGTTTGACGGCTGGATATTGAGTATGGCAGAAGATGTACCGGGTAAAATATGGTTTACTACCCTGTATGGGTTTTACCGGTACGACCTGCCGCAGGATGACCTGGAAACTTTTGTACAGGGCGACCTGATTATAGATAATACCCGGCGGGTACGTCGTCGGATTGTGAAACTGCAGAACGGGAACCTGCTGATAGGCGGTGCTAACCGCTTTGTATCATTTGATCCGGCAAGTCTGAAAGAGGCGCCACCACCACCGGATGTGAGCATCGTCAGCCTGCGCGCGATGGATAGCAGTATCCTGATCGAAACAGCCCTGCGTGATAAGGTGCCCGTGACTTTATCCTACAAACAGAATTTCATCAGCATCACTTTTAAAAGCCTGCAATATCACCATCCGGTGAAAATCCGTTACTTCTACCAGCTGGAAGGCGTGGATGAAAACTGGGTGAGTACAGAAGATCTGCTAACGGCCAAATATACCAATCTGCCGCCAGGCCGGTATACCTTCCGGGTACGGGCGGTGAATACGGTGGGTACTTTTTCCGCACGTATCACCAGTTTACAGTTGTTTATTAAACCGGCTTTCTGGCAAACTACCTGGTTTCGTTTATTGATACTGGTGATAACTGCCTCGCTGATTTATCTGTACTACCGGTTTCGGATTGCAGGTATTAAAAGAGAAGCCAAACAGCGGGAGGCCATTCAGCAACAGATGGCGCAGCTGGAAATGCGGGCATTACGGGCGCAGATGAATCCACATTTTATTTTCAATGCGCTTAATTCCATCCAGACATTTATGATGAAAAGTGAAACGGAGCAGGCATTGTCTTATCTGGCCCGTTTCGCAAAACTGATCCGGAATGTTTTGGATAACTCTCAGCTCAACAACATTCCGGTTTCCAAGGAAGTAACGATGCTGGAGAATTACCTGGAATTGGAAAAGCTACGGTTTGCAGATCAGTTTGAATATCATATTCTGATAGATCCTTTACTGGATGCAGATATGGTGGAGATACCCACCATGATTATCCAGCCATTTGTGGAAAATGCCATCTGGCATGGACTATTGTACGAAGAGCGGAAAGGTAAGCTGACCATTACTTTCCGGCAGGTAGGCCACCAGCTTTATTGCACCGTGGAAGATAATGGCATCGGGCGGGAGAAAGCGGCTGCGATGAAACGAATGGTATCGCATCAGTCGCGCGGCCTGCAAATTACCCGCGACCGGTTGGCGTTATATAACCGGCGTTTTAATGCGGATGCCGGTTTTGCTATTGAGGACCTGACCAATGAAAAAGGGGAGCCGGAAGGTACCCGTATTAATCTGTGGTTTCCCCTGATCGGTGAATAA
- a CDS encoding DUF1345 domain-containing protein, with protein sequence MKKKKAVNILLNMHPLQRVLVSLGLTLAALLGLQLSKIHLPDLVYYMLLWDVFALSYITTGWIVFFNRSVEQIRQWARVDDGSRFFVSFIILLASFSSLFTVLLLMLSPDTSHTPKLLYLPVAITSMLASWVMVHTTFCFHYANLYYDDDDQDSTRHAAGLEFPKEKRPDYLDFAYFSFVIGMTFQVSDVQIDSRVIRRTALLHGLISFALNTFVVALTINLIAGLKE encoded by the coding sequence ATGAAAAAGAAGAAAGCAGTGAATATCCTGTTGAATATGCATCCGCTACAGCGGGTATTGGTTAGCCTGGGGCTTACACTGGCCGCGTTGCTGGGGCTGCAGCTCAGTAAAATTCATTTGCCGGACCTGGTATACTACATGCTGCTGTGGGACGTATTTGCGCTCTCCTATATCACTACCGGCTGGATTGTATTCTTTAACCGGTCGGTGGAACAGATCCGGCAATGGGCCCGGGTAGATGATGGCAGCCGCTTTTTTGTATCTTTTATCATTCTGCTGGCCTCTTTCTCCAGCCTGTTTACGGTGTTGCTGCTGATGTTATCTCCGGATACCTCCCATACACCCAAACTCCTTTACCTGCCGGTGGCCATTACCAGTATGCTGGCATCGTGGGTGATGGTACATACTACCTTCTGTTTTCATTATGCGAACCTGTACTATGATGATGACGACCAGGATAGTACGCGGCATGCAGCAGGACTGGAGTTTCCCAAAGAGAAAAGACCGGACTACCTCGACTTTGCCTATTTTTCTTTTGTAATCGGGATGACCTTTCAGGTGTCTGATGTACAGATAGACTCCCGGGTGATCCGTCGCACGGCATTATTGCATGGGTTAATATCCTTTGCACTCAATACTTTCGTCGTGGCATTGACCATTAACCTGATTGCCGGGTTAAAAGAATAA
- the gap gene encoding type I glyceraldehyde-3-phosphate dehydrogenase — protein sequence MGTTLKIGINGFGRIGRLVYRQIYKMPGIDVVAINDLTSPNVLAHLLKYDSAQGRFDATVTHSDNAINVNGEDVKIYAQKDPSQIPWKEHDIDVVIECTGFFADKDKASAHITAGAKRVVISAPATGDLKTIVFNVNHALLDGSETVISCASCTTNCLAPMAKVLNDQFGIASGLMTTIHAYTNDQNTLDAPHPKGDLRRARAAAANIVPNSTGAAKAIGLVLPELKGKLDGSAQRVPTITGSLTELTSILNKKVTVDEVNAAMKAAANESFGYTEDEIVSSDIIGIDYGSLFDATQTRVLSVGEQQLVKTVSWYDNEMSYVSQLVRTVKYFAGLISK from the coding sequence ATGGGAACTACTCTCAAAATTGGTATTAATGGTTTCGGTCGTATCGGCCGTTTGGTATACCGCCAGATTTACAAAATGCCCGGCATTGATGTGGTAGCTATCAATGATCTCACCAGCCCCAACGTACTGGCGCATTTGCTGAAATATGATTCAGCGCAGGGTAGATTTGATGCAACAGTTACACATTCTGACAACGCAATTAATGTGAACGGTGAAGATGTGAAGATATATGCACAAAAAGATCCTTCCCAGATTCCATGGAAAGAGCACGATATAGATGTAGTGATCGAGTGTACCGGTTTCTTTGCTGACAAAGACAAAGCTTCCGCACACATCACCGCTGGTGCTAAACGTGTAGTAATTTCTGCTCCTGCTACCGGTGATCTGAAAACCATCGTTTTCAACGTGAACCACGCTTTACTGGATGGCAGCGAAACCGTTATCTCCTGCGCTTCCTGCACCACCAACTGTCTCGCTCCTATGGCGAAAGTCCTGAACGACCAGTTTGGTATTGCTTCCGGTTTAATGACCACTATACACGCTTATACCAACGATCAGAACACCCTGGATGCACCACATCCAAAAGGTGACCTGCGCCGCGCACGCGCTGCTGCAGCCAACATCGTGCCTAACAGCACCGGTGCTGCCAAAGCAATCGGCCTGGTATTGCCAGAACTGAAAGGTAAACTGGATGGTAGCGCACAACGTGTACCTACTATCACAGGTTCCCTCACTGAGCTGACTTCCATCCTGAACAAAAAAGTAACCGTTGATGAAGTAAATGCTGCGATGAAAGCCGCTGCCAACGAATCTTTCGGTTATACAGAAGACGAAATAGTTAGCTCCGATATCATCGGTATCGACTACGGTTCCCTGTTCGATGCTACCCAAACCAGAGTATTATCTGTAGGTGAGCAGCAGCTGGTAAAAACCGTTTCCTGGTACGACAACGAAATGAGCTATGTATCACAACTGGTGCGTACTGTTAAGTACTTCGCCGGTCTGATCAGCAAATAA
- a CDS encoding phosphoglycerate kinase: MSQFSDYNFNGQKALVRVDFNVPLNDKFEITDDTRMRAAVPTIKKILKDGGAVILMSHLGRPKDGPTDKYSLKHLVYHLISLLDGVTVKFATDCTGPVAEKAAADLQMGEVLLLENLRFHKLEEKGDAGFAEELSKLGNVYVNDAFGTAHRAHASTAVIAQYFAPENRLFGLLMEAEVSNAEKVFNNAAAPFTAILGGAKVSDKILIIETLMERANNIIIGGGMAYTFLKAQGKEIGNSLCENDKLDLANELLVKAKAKGVQFLLPVDSVAADKFAADAATQVVSNDNIPAGWMGLDIGPDSVALFTQTILASKTILWNGPMGVFEMLPFQAGTKGVADAIVTATAQGAFSLVGGGDSVAAVNQFGLAEKVSYVSTGGGAMLEFFEGKELPGVAAIKGA, encoded by the coding sequence ATGAGCCAATTTTCCGATTATAACTTCAACGGCCAGAAAGCCTTGGTACGCGTAGATTTCAACGTTCCCCTGAACGATAAATTTGAAATCACCGACGATACCCGCATGCGGGCAGCCGTTCCTACTATTAAAAAGATATTGAAAGATGGCGGTGCTGTCATCCTCATGTCCCACCTCGGTCGTCCGAAAGACGGTCCTACCGATAAATACTCTTTAAAACACCTGGTGTATCACCTCATTTCCCTGCTGGATGGCGTTACCGTTAAATTCGCAACCGACTGTACAGGTCCGGTAGCGGAAAAAGCGGCGGCTGATCTGCAGATGGGTGAAGTGCTGTTGCTGGAAAACCTGCGCTTCCACAAACTGGAAGAAAAAGGGGATGCCGGATTTGCAGAAGAGCTGTCTAAACTCGGTAACGTATATGTCAATGATGCATTTGGTACGGCTCACCGCGCGCACGCATCTACCGCTGTCATTGCGCAGTACTTCGCTCCTGAAAACCGCCTCTTCGGCCTGCTCATGGAAGCCGAAGTAAGCAATGCAGAAAAAGTATTCAACAATGCTGCTGCTCCTTTTACCGCCATCCTGGGTGGCGCTAAAGTAAGCGACAAAATTCTGATCATCGAAACCCTGATGGAGCGCGCCAACAATATCATTATTGGCGGTGGTATGGCCTATACTTTCCTGAAAGCACAGGGAAAAGAAATCGGTAACTCCCTCTGCGAAAATGATAAACTGGACCTCGCCAACGAACTGCTGGTAAAAGCCAAAGCAAAAGGCGTACAATTCCTGCTCCCAGTAGACTCTGTAGCAGCTGATAAATTTGCCGCAGATGCAGCTACACAGGTAGTTTCCAACGATAATATTCCTGCCGGCTGGATGGGCCTGGACATTGGTCCGGATTCCGTAGCCCTGTTTACGCAGACCATCCTGGCTTCCAAAACCATTTTATGGAATGGCCCGATGGGTGTATTTGAAATGCTTCCTTTCCAGGCAGGTACCAAAGGCGTAGCTGATGCTATCGTTACTGCCACTGCCCAGGGCGCCTTCTCACTGGTAGGCGGCGGCGACTCTGTAGCAGCCGTGAATCAGTTCGGACTGGCAGAAAAAGTAAGCTATGTATCCACAGGTGGTGGCGCCATGCTGGAATTCTTTGAAGGAAAAGAATTACCAGGTGTAGCAGCTATCAAAGGGGCATAA
- a CDS encoding cation:proton antiporter domain-containing protein: protein MNKRLLLYPVVIGIFAALIWIILQKGQSLPVHPAKAAAAVTTAAHAATTDSWWQYFSNLQHPLCLLLLQIIVIMLASRCFGWLANRIGQPAVVGEIIAGVLLGPSLLGWLSPSFATFLFPAASLKNLQFLSQIGLAFFMFIVGMELDLSKIRNKAHDAVMISHASIIIPFFLGVWLAYFLFADFAPANVSFLSFALFMGIAMSITAFPVLARIVQERKLTHTPLGIMAITCAAADDVTAWCVLAVIVAIVNAGGVWSAVITIVLAFLFVGIMLWLIRPWLARTIQFHLQKGRQKAAVSLVFFTLLIAAWLAEAIGIHALFGAFLAGAIMPANSDIKQLLTDKLEDVSVVVLLPIFFAFTGLRTYIGLLDASWLWVVFGMIMLVAVTGKFGGSAITARMMGQSWSQAVSIGALMNTRGLMELVVLNIGFDLGILSPEIFTMMVLMALATTFMTGPLLDLVAFAEKRKKMFML from the coding sequence ATGAACAAACGCCTGCTCCTGTATCCGGTTGTTATCGGCATATTTGCAGCCCTGATCTGGATTATCCTCCAGAAAGGACAATCCCTGCCTGTGCATCCTGCCAAAGCTGCTGCCGCTGTAACAACCGCTGCACACGCCGCCACAACCGATTCCTGGTGGCAATACTTCAGTAACCTGCAACATCCGCTTTGCCTGTTATTATTGCAGATCATTGTGATCATGCTGGCATCCCGCTGCTTTGGCTGGCTGGCCAACAGAATCGGGCAACCTGCCGTAGTAGGCGAAATCATTGCCGGCGTATTACTGGGGCCTTCTTTATTAGGCTGGTTATCCCCTTCCTTCGCTACCTTTTTGTTCCCCGCAGCATCTTTGAAGAACCTGCAGTTCCTCAGTCAGATCGGTCTGGCCTTCTTTATGTTCATTGTAGGAATGGAGCTGGACCTCAGCAAAATCAGGAATAAAGCACATGATGCCGTCATGATCAGCCATGCCAGCATCATTATTCCGTTTTTTCTGGGCGTTTGGCTGGCTTATTTTCTGTTTGCGGACTTCGCCCCTGCCAACGTCAGTTTCCTCTCATTTGCGCTGTTTATGGGCATCGCTATGAGTATTACCGCATTTCCGGTACTGGCGCGCATCGTGCAGGAAAGAAAACTAACCCACACCCCACTCGGTATCATGGCCATTACCTGTGCGGCCGCCGATGATGTTACGGCCTGGTGTGTGCTGGCTGTCATTGTTGCCATTGTAAATGCCGGTGGCGTATGGAGCGCCGTTATCACGATTGTACTGGCTTTCCTTTTTGTAGGCATTATGCTATGGCTGATACGCCCCTGGCTGGCCCGCACCATTCAGTTTCATCTGCAGAAAGGCCGGCAGAAAGCAGCTGTATCCCTCGTTTTCTTCACCTTGCTGATTGCAGCCTGGCTGGCAGAAGCCATTGGTATACATGCCTTATTCGGCGCCTTCCTGGCCGGAGCGATCATGCCCGCCAACAGCGATATCAAACAATTACTCACCGATAAACTGGAAGATGTAAGCGTGGTAGTATTACTGCCTATTTTCTTTGCCTTTACGGGTCTCCGCACCTATATCGGCTTACTGGATGCCAGCTGGTTGTGGGTGGTATTTGGTATGATCATGCTGGTAGCGGTAACCGGTAAGTTCGGTGGCAGTGCCATTACGGCCCGTATGATGGGACAATCCTGGAGCCAGGCGGTGTCTATCGGCGCGCTGATGAATACCCGGGGACTCATGGAACTGGTAGTACTCAACATCGGTTTTGATTTAGGTATTCTTTCTCCGGAGATATTCACCATGATGGTACTGATGGCATTGGCCACGACCTTTATGACCGGCCCTCTCCTGGACCTGGTAGCGTTTGCGGAGAAAAGGAAAAAGATGTTTATGCTATAA